In a genomic window of Kwoniella mangroviensis CBS 8507 chromosome 2, whole genome shotgun sequence:
- a CDS encoding eukaryotic translation initiation factor 5A, with protein sequence MAEEEHHETFEAAGAGASKTFPMQCSALRKNGHVVIKGRPCKIVDMSTSKTGKHGHAKVHLVAIDIFTGKKLEDISPSTHNMDVPNVKRQEFQLLDIQDGFLNLMDADGNSKDDVKVPDSEVGQQIESDFEAGKDLMVTIISAMDEEQAISYKEAPQGS encoded by the exons ATGGCTGAGGAAGAACACCACGAAACCTTCGAAGCTGCCGGTGCCGGTGCTTCCAAGACCTTCCC TATGCAATGTTCCGCTCTCCGAAAGAACGGTCACGTAGTCATCAAGGGAAGACCCTGTAAGATCGTTGATATGTCTACCTCTAAAACCGGAAAGCACGGTCACGCCAAAGTCCACCTTGTCGCTATCGAC ATCTTCACCGGAAAGAAACTCGAAGATATCTCTCCCTCCACCCACAACATGGATGTTCCCAACGTTAAAAGACAAGAATTCCAACTTCTTGATATCCAAGAT GGTTTCCTCAACTTGATGGACGCTGACGGTAACTCCAAAGACGACGTCAAAGTCCCGGACTCTGAAGTTGGTCAACAAATCGAATCTGACTTTGAAGCCGGTAAAGATCTTATGGTTACCATCATCTCTGCTATGG ACGAAGAACAAGCTATCTCTTACAAGGAAGCTCCTCAAGGTTCTTAA